From the Clavibacter phaseoli genome, one window contains:
- a CDS encoding ATP-dependent DNA ligase, producing the protein MGTFKYDSTLTAEFDDRLLAHLQLVIGAKLRRGENFYFSWRDDVEVGDGRTTIWMHNSLPLVFKYHGSRVPPINRKWVDALMTTANSPGGLLIMREPLEDEPRDDVR; encoded by the coding sequence ATGGGGACGTTCAAGTACGACTCGACGCTGACGGCGGAGTTCGACGACCGCCTGCTGGCGCACCTGCAGCTCGTCATCGGCGCGAAGCTGCGCCGCGGGGAGAACTTCTACTTCTCCTGGCGCGACGACGTGGAGGTGGGCGACGGACGCACGACCATCTGGATGCACAACTCGCTGCCGCTGGTGTTCAAGTACCACGGCAGCCGCGTGCCGCCCATCAACCGCAAGTGGGTCGACGCGCTCATGACCACGGCGAACAGCCCCGGCGGCCTGCTCATCATGCGCGAGCCCCTGGAGGACGAGCCCCGCGACGACGTGCGCTGA
- a CDS encoding zinc-dependent alcohol dehydrogenase, whose amino-acid sequence MKALTWQGIHDVEVKEVADPVIEQDTDAVIRITSTAICGSDLHLYEVFGPFLEKDDVLGHENMGVVEQVGSAVTKLKVGDRVVVPFVIACHDCFMCDKGLFTQCETTQVRAQGSGAALYGFSEMYGSVPGGQAERLRMPLADVNAIVVNSELPDERYLFLSDILPTAWQGVQYANVPEGGTLGVMGLGPVGQFASRIGKHLGYRVIAVDPVPERRAMAERHGVETLDLTDDVADKLREMVDGRGPDSMVEAVGMEAHGSPAASFAQKAAGLLPDGIAKKVMDVASVDRLAALHTAFDAVRRGGTVSISGVYGGEADPLPMKSLFDKQIAIRMGQCNVQHWIEDLLPLVEDPSDPLGVLDLVTHSVPLSEAAHMYEIFQKKEDGCIKVVLKP is encoded by the coding sequence ATGAAGGCACTCACCTGGCAGGGCATCCACGACGTCGAGGTCAAGGAGGTCGCCGACCCCGTGATCGAGCAGGACACCGACGCGGTGATCCGCATCACGTCGACCGCGATCTGCGGATCCGACCTCCACCTCTACGAGGTCTTCGGCCCGTTCCTCGAGAAGGACGACGTCCTCGGGCACGAGAACATGGGCGTCGTCGAGCAGGTCGGCAGCGCCGTCACGAAGCTCAAGGTCGGCGACCGCGTCGTCGTCCCGTTCGTCATCGCGTGCCACGACTGCTTCATGTGCGACAAGGGCCTCTTCACGCAGTGCGAGACCACGCAGGTGCGGGCGCAGGGCAGCGGCGCCGCGCTCTACGGCTTCAGCGAGATGTACGGATCCGTCCCCGGCGGCCAGGCCGAGCGCCTCCGCATGCCGCTCGCCGACGTCAACGCGATCGTCGTGAACAGCGAGCTCCCCGACGAGCGCTACCTCTTCCTCAGCGACATCCTCCCCACCGCCTGGCAGGGCGTGCAGTACGCGAACGTGCCCGAGGGCGGGACGCTCGGCGTCATGGGCCTCGGTCCGGTCGGCCAGTTCGCCTCGCGGATCGGCAAGCACCTCGGCTACCGCGTCATCGCGGTGGATCCCGTCCCCGAGCGCCGCGCCATGGCCGAGCGCCACGGCGTCGAGACCCTCGACCTCACCGACGACGTGGCCGACAAGCTGCGCGAGATGGTCGACGGCCGCGGGCCCGATTCCATGGTCGAGGCCGTCGGCATGGAGGCGCACGGCAGCCCCGCCGCGTCCTTCGCGCAGAAGGCCGCGGGCCTCCTGCCCGACGGCATCGCGAAGAAGGTCATGGACGTCGCGAGCGTCGACCGCCTCGCGGCCCTGCACACGGCGTTCGACGCGGTCCGCCGCGGCGGCACCGTCTCCATCTCGGGCGTCTATGGCGGCGAGGCCGACCCGCTGCCCATGAAGTCGCTCTTCGACAAGCAGATCGCGATTCGCATGGGCCAGTGCAACGTCCAGCACTGGATCGAGGACCTGCTGCCCCTCGTCGAGGACCCGTCCGACCCGCTCGGCGTCCTGGACCTGGTCACGCACTCCGTGCCGCTCAGCGAGGCCGCGCACATGTACGAGATCTTCCAGAAGAAGGAGGACGGCTGCATCAAGGTGGTGCTGAAGCCGTAG
- a CDS encoding NAD(P)H-dependent oxidoreductase, translating into MTHVLVLVGSLRAGSTNQQIAEAALRHAPDGVTLDIHAGLDRLPFYNEDVDVAGSVPAEAVAFRDAIAAADALLVVTPEYNGTMPAVLKNAIDWASRPFGASALAGTPTAVIGSAFGQYGGVWAQDEARKSLGIAGAHVLEDVRMAVPESVVRFAERHPADDAEVVEQLRAVLDAVRTSATAA; encoded by the coding sequence ATGACGCACGTCCTCGTGCTCGTCGGCAGCCTGCGCGCCGGCTCCACCAACCAGCAGATCGCCGAAGCGGCGCTGCGCCACGCGCCGGACGGCGTGACCCTCGACATCCACGCCGGCCTCGACCGGCTCCCCTTCTACAACGAGGACGTCGACGTCGCGGGATCCGTCCCCGCCGAGGCCGTGGCCTTCCGCGACGCGATCGCCGCCGCGGACGCGCTCCTCGTCGTCACGCCCGAGTACAACGGCACGATGCCCGCGGTGCTCAAGAACGCGATCGACTGGGCCTCGCGCCCGTTCGGCGCCTCGGCCCTCGCGGGCACGCCGACGGCGGTGATCGGCAGCGCCTTCGGCCAGTACGGCGGCGTGTGGGCGCAGGACGAGGCCCGCAAGTCGCTCGGCATCGCCGGCGCGCACGTGCTCGAGGACGTGAGGATGGCCGTCCCCGAGTCGGTCGTCCGCTTCGCCGAGCGCCACCCGGCCGACGACGCCGAGGTCGTGGAGCAGCTCCGCGCGGTGCTCGACGCCGTGCGGACCTCGGCGACCGCCGCCTGA
- a CDS encoding Gfo/Idh/MocA family protein gives MSTTMPPAPARTPDPEAGGSDDARPIRFGVIGAAGIATSVVPDMQLVPGVEVVAVHSRTRASSEELAAAHGIARIHDTLEALLADPEVDAVYVATPHTLHRSQAEAALRAGKHVVCEKPATTTAADTRALVELARAEGLLFLEALWMAFSPGYLAVRHAIADGRIGDPRAISVAFGFVTDGTGRLWDPEVGGGTLLDMGVYPLAFAHGLFGTPSSVAAVGTVIDGGVDTEVAILLGWPDGRHATLACSLVAALPTGATVSGTAGRIEVDPLFLASRALTVVPAEGDPERQEHEIEGRGYVPMFRAARDAIRAGAVECAEMPHAESVALAELMDGILADIGAR, from the coding sequence ATGTCGACGACGATGCCGCCCGCCCCCGCCCGCACGCCCGACCCCGAGGCGGGAGGCAGCGACGACGCCCGCCCGATCCGCTTCGGCGTGATCGGCGCCGCCGGCATCGCGACCTCTGTCGTCCCCGACATGCAGCTCGTCCCCGGCGTCGAGGTCGTGGCGGTGCACTCCCGCACCCGGGCCAGCTCCGAGGAGCTGGCGGCCGCGCACGGCATCGCGCGGATCCACGACACCCTCGAGGCGCTCCTCGCCGACCCCGAGGTGGACGCCGTCTACGTCGCCACCCCGCACACCCTCCACCGGTCGCAGGCCGAGGCCGCCCTCCGCGCCGGCAAGCACGTCGTCTGCGAGAAGCCCGCCACCACCACGGCCGCCGACACCCGCGCGCTCGTCGAGCTCGCGCGCGCGGAGGGCCTGCTGTTCCTCGAGGCGCTCTGGATGGCGTTCTCCCCCGGCTACCTCGCCGTGCGCCACGCGATCGCGGACGGCCGCATCGGGGATCCGCGCGCCATCTCCGTGGCCTTCGGCTTCGTCACCGACGGGACGGGCCGCCTCTGGGACCCGGAGGTCGGCGGCGGCACGCTCCTCGACATGGGCGTGTACCCGCTCGCCTTCGCGCACGGCCTGTTCGGCACGCCCTCGTCGGTGGCCGCGGTCGGGACCGTCATCGACGGCGGAGTCGACACCGAGGTCGCGATCCTGCTCGGCTGGCCCGACGGCCGTCACGCCACCCTCGCCTGCTCGCTCGTCGCGGCGCTCCCCACGGGCGCGACCGTCAGCGGCACGGCCGGCCGCATCGAGGTGGATCCGCTCTTCCTCGCCTCCCGCGCGCTCACGGTCGTGCCCGCCGAGGGGGATCCCGAGCGGCAGGAGCACGAGATCGAGGGCCGCGGCTACGTCCCCATGTTCCGGGCGGCCCGCGACGCGATCCGCGCGGGCGCCGTCGAGTGCGCCGAAATGCCGCACGCGGAGTCGGTCGCCCTCGCGGAGCTGATGGACGGGATCCTGGCCGACATCGGCGCGCGCTGA
- a CDS encoding SDR family oxidoreductase, with the protein MKITGRTVLITGSTSGIGRGLAERFHAAGNRVVIAGRRRELLDEITAQHDGMASVVLDVADPASITAARDELAASHPDLDVVITMAGIMRAEDLRDPAHQATAEAIVTTNLLGTIRTIDAFLPGLLASDEATLVTVSSGLAFVPLPATPTYSATKAAVHSYTQSLRAQLVGTSVEVVELVPPKVQTALMPGQQDAGDALPLEDFLDEVMGILQARPEDEEILVQDVHGLRFAERDSRHDDMLALLSGR; encoded by the coding sequence ATGAAGATCACCGGCCGCACCGTCCTCATCACCGGCAGCACCTCGGGCATCGGCCGCGGGCTCGCCGAGCGGTTCCACGCCGCGGGCAACCGCGTCGTGATCGCGGGCCGCCGCCGCGAGCTGCTCGACGAGATCACCGCGCAGCACGACGGCATGGCCTCGGTCGTGCTCGACGTCGCGGATCCCGCCTCCATCACGGCTGCGCGCGACGAGCTCGCCGCGAGCCACCCCGACCTCGACGTCGTGATCACCATGGCCGGCATCATGCGCGCCGAGGACCTCCGCGATCCCGCGCACCAGGCCACAGCCGAGGCCATCGTCACGACGAACCTGCTCGGCACGATCCGCACGATCGACGCGTTCCTGCCCGGCCTCCTCGCGAGCGACGAGGCGACGCTCGTGACCGTCTCCTCGGGCCTCGCCTTCGTGCCGCTGCCGGCCACGCCCACCTACTCGGCCACGAAGGCGGCCGTGCACTCCTACACGCAGAGCCTCCGCGCGCAGCTCGTCGGCACGTCCGTCGAGGTCGTCGAGCTGGTGCCGCCCAAGGTGCAGACCGCGCTCATGCCCGGCCAGCAGGACGCGGGCGACGCCCTGCCGCTCGAGGACTTCCTCGACGAGGTGATGGGGATACTCCAGGCCCGCCCGGAGGACGAGGAGATCCTCGTGCAGGACGTCCACGGCCTCCGCTTCGCCGAGCGCGACAGCCGCCACGACGACATGCTCGCGCTGCTCAGCGGCCGCTGA
- a CDS encoding DNA-formamidopyrimidine glycosylase family protein, producing MPEGDSVFVLAARLRAQVGGALVADGELRSGARAGARLGGRRITGFDTHGKHLLMRLDDDTTLHTHLRMQGSWTVTGPGKRVPQRIQHQVRVRLRLDDDRTLWGIDLPVVELIPTRDERAAIGHLGPDPLRDDWDPALAVSRLSARPDDAIRAALLDQRPMAGLGNLWVNEVGFLRGVHPATRVRDVDLPPLVDLAARSLRRSATVPAAYQITTGDPRRGRTHWVVGRAGRPCLRCGTTVIGVDDPGSTSERGRRAWWCPRCQPDQSKKSESISTVE from the coding sequence ATGCCCGAGGGTGACTCCGTCTTCGTCCTCGCCGCGCGCCTCCGCGCCCAGGTCGGCGGCGCGCTCGTCGCCGACGGGGAGCTGCGGTCCGGCGCCAGGGCGGGCGCACGGCTCGGCGGCCGGCGGATCACCGGGTTCGACACCCACGGCAAGCACCTGCTCATGCGGCTCGACGACGACACCACCCTCCACACGCACCTGCGCATGCAGGGCTCGTGGACGGTGACCGGTCCCGGCAAGCGCGTGCCGCAGCGGATCCAGCACCAGGTGCGCGTGCGCCTCCGCCTCGACGACGACCGCACCCTCTGGGGCATCGACCTGCCCGTGGTCGAGCTGATCCCCACCCGCGACGAGCGCGCGGCCATCGGCCACCTCGGGCCCGACCCGCTGCGCGACGACTGGGATCCGGCGCTCGCCGTGTCCCGCCTCTCTGCCCGCCCCGACGACGCGATCCGCGCCGCCCTCCTCGACCAGCGCCCGATGGCGGGCCTCGGCAACCTCTGGGTCAACGAGGTCGGCTTCCTGCGCGGCGTGCATCCGGCGACCCGCGTCCGGGACGTCGACCTCCCGCCCCTCGTCGACCTCGCCGCCCGCTCGCTGCGCCGCTCGGCGACGGTGCCGGCGGCGTACCAGATCACGACGGGCGATCCCCGCCGCGGCCGCACGCACTGGGTGGTCGGCCGCGCGGGCCGGCCGTGCCTGCGCTGCGGGACGACGGTGATCGGCGTCGACGATCCCGGGAGCACGAGCGAGCGCGGGCGGCGCGCGTGGTGGTGCCCGCGGTGCCAGCCAGATCAGTCGAAGAAGTCCGAGTCGATCTCGACGGTGGAGTAG
- a CDS encoding GntP family permease: MTIEDWTQTLTAGPLLLIAAGAIAVLLFLIITLRVHAFVALILVSLATAFATGIPTSQIVTVLVGSFGSTLGTVALLVGLGAMLGRLVETSGGAKTLADTLIRIFGEKRAPFALGVASLIFGFPIFFDAGLVVMLPIVFSVARRLGGGVLRYGLPAAGAFSVMHIFVPPHPGPVAASEFFGANVGIVIIVGLVAAIPTWYVTAYLYGLWVGKKFVLPIPSLMGEADAHAESNPPKFGTVVAVLLLPLLLIFMNTGLNAASTGGILPEGTSDQAWYQVLRTIGETPVALLIALLFAAFVLGRRRGIDKTALEKTLESALGPVCSVILITGAGGMFGGVLRTSGIGDALADVLGDLGIPIILAGFLIAAILRIAQGSATVALTTAAGLVSPAILAGDYNAFQVAALVVAVAGGSVVASHVNDSGFWLVGRFFEMDVKTTLKTWTVMETTIGVMGFAIATAVFGVASLA, translated from the coding sequence ATGACCATCGAAGACTGGACGCAGACCCTCACCGCGGGTCCGCTCCTCCTGATCGCCGCGGGCGCCATCGCCGTCCTGCTGTTCCTGATCATCACGCTGCGCGTCCACGCGTTCGTCGCCCTGATCCTCGTGAGCCTCGCGACCGCGTTCGCCACCGGGATCCCGACCTCGCAGATCGTGACCGTGCTCGTCGGCAGCTTCGGCTCCACGCTCGGCACGGTCGCGCTGCTCGTGGGCCTCGGCGCGATGCTCGGCCGCCTGGTCGAGACCAGCGGCGGCGCGAAGACGCTGGCCGACACCCTCATCCGGATCTTCGGCGAGAAGCGCGCGCCGTTCGCACTCGGCGTCGCGTCGCTGATCTTCGGCTTCCCGATCTTCTTCGACGCCGGGCTCGTCGTGATGCTGCCCATCGTCTTCTCGGTGGCGCGTCGCCTCGGCGGCGGCGTGCTCCGCTACGGCCTCCCCGCGGCCGGCGCCTTCTCGGTCATGCACATCTTCGTGCCGCCGCACCCCGGCCCCGTCGCGGCCAGCGAGTTCTTCGGCGCGAACGTCGGCATCGTGATCATCGTCGGCCTCGTCGCGGCGATCCCCACCTGGTACGTCACCGCGTACCTCTACGGCCTGTGGGTCGGCAAGAAGTTCGTGCTGCCGATCCCGTCGCTCATGGGCGAGGCCGACGCGCACGCCGAGTCGAACCCGCCCAAGTTCGGCACCGTCGTCGCCGTGCTGCTGCTCCCGCTGCTCCTCATCTTCATGAACACGGGCCTGAACGCGGCCTCGACCGGCGGGATCCTCCCCGAGGGCACGAGCGACCAGGCCTGGTACCAGGTGCTCCGCACCATCGGCGAGACGCCCGTCGCGCTCCTCATCGCGCTGCTGTTCGCCGCGTTCGTGCTCGGGCGGCGCCGCGGGATCGACAAGACCGCGCTCGAGAAGACGCTCGAGTCGGCGCTCGGCCCGGTCTGCTCGGTGATCCTCATCACCGGCGCCGGCGGCATGTTCGGCGGCGTCCTCCGCACCAGCGGCATCGGCGACGCCCTCGCGGACGTGCTGGGCGACCTCGGCATCCCGATCATCCTGGCCGGGTTCCTCATCGCGGCGATCCTCCGCATCGCGCAGGGATCCGCGACCGTCGCGCTCACCACGGCCGCGGGCCTCGTCTCCCCGGCGATCCTCGCGGGCGACTACAACGCGTTCCAGGTCGCGGCGCTCGTCGTGGCGGTGGCCGGTGGATCCGTGGTCGCGAGCCACGTGAACGACTCCGGCTTCTGGCTCGTCGGCCGGTTCTTCGAGATGGACGTGAAGACGACCCTGAAGACCTGGACCGTGATGGAGACCACCATCGGCGTCATGGGCTTCGCGATCGCGACGGCGGTGTTCGGGGTGGCGTCGCTGGCGTAG
- a CDS encoding gluconokinase, with protein sequence MAAQPRHVVVMGISGSGKTTIATALAERLGWTFAEADEFHPEANIAKMSAGTPLTDDDRWPWLEAMRDWMGGEARAGRSTVVTCSALKRSYRDLLDGADGDVRFVHLSGDTELILERMKTRSGHFMPASLLPSQISTLEPLDDGERGLTLENTGTPDEVTTRIVDELGLVAS encoded by the coding sequence ATGGCCGCACAGCCCCGCCACGTCGTGGTGATGGGGATCTCCGGATCCGGTAAGACCACGATCGCCACCGCCCTCGCCGAACGGCTCGGCTGGACCTTCGCGGAGGCGGACGAGTTCCACCCCGAGGCGAACATCGCGAAGATGAGCGCCGGCACGCCCCTCACCGACGACGACCGCTGGCCGTGGCTCGAGGCCATGCGCGACTGGATGGGCGGCGAGGCCCGCGCCGGCCGCAGCACCGTCGTCACCTGCTCCGCTCTCAAGCGCTCCTACCGCGACCTCCTCGACGGCGCCGACGGCGACGTGCGCTTCGTGCACCTCTCCGGCGACACCGAGCTGATCCTCGAGCGCATGAAGACACGCAGCGGGCACTTCATGCCGGCCTCGCTGCTGCCGTCGCAGATCAGCACGCTCGAGCCGCTCGACGACGGCGAGCGCGGCCTGACGCTCGAGAACACCGGCACGCCCGACGAGGTCACGACCCGCATCGTCGACGAGCTCGGCCTCGTCGCGAGCTAG
- a CDS encoding FadR/GntR family transcriptional regulator: MTTRSVPPSAPAGAVPAATVMATRIIEELGRDIVDGRLTEGTRLTIDGVQERFGVSRTVVRDCVRVLEAMALIVPKRRVGLVVQGPDRWNVYDPRIIRWRLTGPGRSDQFRSLTQLRRAVEPVAASLAARNATAAQRTRIAELAVDLRRLGEAGALVDFLAADIEFHHLILEASGNDMFCALREVITEVLSGRTHQGLMPRTPRPHALDTHEQVAHAIRDGDAATAEAGMASLLAEVSGAIM, encoded by the coding sequence ATGACGACGCGGTCAGTCCCACCCTCGGCGCCCGCCGGCGCGGTCCCCGCCGCCACGGTGATGGCCACGCGGATCATCGAGGAGCTCGGCCGCGACATCGTCGACGGTCGCCTCACCGAGGGCACCCGCCTCACCATCGACGGCGTGCAGGAGCGCTTCGGCGTCTCCCGCACGGTGGTGCGCGACTGCGTGCGCGTGCTCGAGGCGATGGCGCTGATCGTGCCCAAGCGCCGCGTGGGCCTTGTCGTGCAGGGCCCGGATCGCTGGAACGTCTACGACCCGCGCATCATCCGCTGGCGCCTCACCGGCCCCGGCCGCTCCGACCAGTTCCGCTCCCTCACCCAGCTGCGCCGCGCGGTCGAGCCGGTGGCGGCGTCACTGGCCGCACGCAATGCCACTGCCGCTCAGCGCACCCGCATCGCCGAGCTCGCGGTGGATCTCCGCCGCCTCGGCGAGGCCGGCGCCCTCGTCGACTTCCTCGCCGCCGACATCGAGTTCCACCACCTGATCCTCGAGGCCAGCGGCAACGACATGTTCTGCGCCCTCCGCGAGGTGATCACGGAGGTCCTCAGCGGTCGCACGCACCAGGGGCTGATGCCGCGGACGCCGCGTCCGCATGCGCTCGACACCCACGAGCAGGTGGCGCATGCGATCCGCGACGGGGATGCGGCGACAGCGGAGGCGGGGATGGCGTCGTTGCTGGCGGAGGTCAGCGGCGCAATAATGTGA
- a CDS encoding HNH endonuclease, which translates to MKQLTKLSQPRVLAQNGPEWTRQYVEAPADTRRHYERWRHADIKARLRDETDSKCAYCEGFVEDVAYPHVEHIIPKSHSPELAHEWQNLTSACERCNTRKGNYYEPAMQLLNPYNDDVSVHLRPQGPLMDWTRGDTRAELTVHKLGLNRIDLVASRAKRLQQVRELIERWHLSDAPLKSVLADVIKEDANSGEFSETVGALLITHGLLAE; encoded by the coding sequence ATGAAGCAATTGACTAAATTAAGTCAGCCCCGCGTGCTTGCTCAAAATGGTCCAGAATGGACACGGCAGTACGTGGAGGCACCAGCCGACACACGTCGTCATTACGAGCGGTGGCGCCATGCCGACATCAAGGCCCGCCTTCGCGATGAAACCGACTCGAAGTGCGCATATTGCGAGGGTTTTGTTGAGGACGTCGCGTATCCCCACGTTGAACATATAATACCAAAAAGCCATAGCCCCGAACTTGCCCATGAGTGGCAGAACTTGACTAGTGCTTGCGAGCGGTGCAACACGCGTAAGGGCAATTACTATGAGCCGGCAATGCAACTACTAAACCCATACAATGACGATGTGAGTGTTCACCTCAGACCGCAGGGCCCGTTGATGGACTGGACTCGAGGGGATACTCGTGCTGAACTTACAGTCCACAAGTTGGGACTAAATCGAATCGACCTAGTCGCTTCCCGCGCTAAGCGCTTACAACAGGTTCGCGAATTGATTGAACGATGGCACCTGAGTGACGCGCCGCTTAAATCCGTCTTGGCCGATGTAATCAAGGAGGATGCAAACAGTGGCGAATTTAGCGAAACGGTTGGCGCGTTACTTATCACTCACGGTCTTCTCGCGGAATAA
- a CDS encoding AAA family ATPase: protein MLQEGGVWGDIGALTYVNNVETRINVPEVGAEVRQAYDIYMPLQQPVTGLFLNSHRPANGNYTTVPSIPTIFPPSEQLFEQYATERRNQWAGQWTGRTSQLALKETLISAAVFGNRGNDHVSFNADAASIWDGFQKVVAAVLPASLRFRQLRVEVPDIIIETDTGDFVIDDASGGISAIVDVAWQIFLRSRGHASFTAILDEPENHLHPSLQRELLPRLLSAFPGVQFIVATHSPFVVTATPDSAVYALEYNEGNKVESRLLDYSNKAAGADETLKRVLGVPSIMPIWAEERFDEIVNRHLRGSVSTETLLALRAELTNMGLESEFPSAAVQFLDRSSDSDTQ from the coding sequence ATGCTACAGGAGGGCGGCGTTTGGGGTGACATCGGTGCGCTCACGTATGTTAACAACGTCGAAACTCGAATAAATGTTCCAGAAGTCGGCGCAGAAGTCCGTCAAGCATACGACATATATATGCCTTTACAGCAGCCCGTGACCGGACTATTTCTCAACTCGCATCGACCAGCTAATGGTAACTACACGACCGTGCCGTCCATCCCGACCATTTTTCCTCCCTCCGAACAGCTCTTTGAGCAATATGCGACAGAACGCCGAAATCAGTGGGCAGGACAGTGGACTGGGCGCACCTCCCAACTGGCGCTCAAGGAAACACTAATCTCAGCTGCGGTTTTCGGCAATAGAGGTAACGATCATGTCTCCTTCAACGCAGATGCGGCATCTATTTGGGATGGCTTCCAAAAAGTAGTTGCCGCCGTGCTTCCAGCCAGTCTTCGCTTTCGCCAGCTACGCGTCGAAGTGCCTGACATCATCATAGAAACTGATACTGGCGACTTTGTAATCGACGATGCGTCAGGCGGTATATCAGCTATAGTCGACGTTGCCTGGCAGATATTCCTAAGGTCAAGGGGGCACGCATCTTTCACCGCAATTTTAGATGAGCCCGAAAATCACTTGCACCCAAGCCTTCAACGGGAACTTTTACCGAGACTGTTAAGCGCATTTCCAGGGGTGCAGTTCATAGTTGCGACGCATAGCCCATTTGTCGTGACCGCTACTCCAGACTCAGCTGTTTACGCTCTCGAGTACAATGAGGGCAACAAAGTTGAATCCAGGCTCCTCGATTATTCTAATAAAGCTGCAGGTGCTGATGAAACGCTGAAGCGAGTTCTTGGAGTTCCGTCCATTATGCCAATCTGGGCAGAAGAGCGGTTCGACGAAATCGTCAACCGACATCTGCGTGGCTCGGTATCTACGGAGACGCTCCTCGCGCTACGTGCCGAATTAACAAACATGGGTCTTGAATCCGAATTTCCCTCCGCGGCGGTCCAGTTCCTGGACCGCTCAAGTGACTCGGACACTCAATGA